One Rhizobiales bacterium GAS188 DNA window includes the following coding sequences:
- a CDS encoding TspO and MBR related proteins, which translates to MTAIVCVAMTSVWGFVFIDPDMPGLDPTVNFAWFVPTGPLFSTIWLTLTLCMTASFYLVLRSPPGNSARSLAIIAFIAQFILKSIWAWLLFGQRAPLTGLYVMMLFVICVIASIWFTARVDRRAALLMVPYVSWVSFILLLTISTASAVARAS; encoded by the coding sequence ATGACCGCGATCGTCTGCGTCGCCATGACCAGCGTCTGGGGATTTGTCTTCATCGACCCGGACATGCCGGGCCTCGACCCGACCGTCAATTTTGCCTGGTTCGTGCCGACCGGCCCGTTGTTCTCGACGATCTGGCTGACACTAACGCTCTGCATGACGGCATCATTCTACCTCGTCCTGCGATCTCCACCCGGCAACAGCGCCAGAAGCCTGGCGATCATCGCCTTCATCGCCCAGTTCATCCTCAAGAGCATCTGGGCCTGGCTGCTCTTCGGGCAGCGTGCCCCGCTCACCGGCCTTTATGTGATGATGCTCTTCGTCATCTGCGTCATCGCCAGCATCTGGTTCACCGCAAGAGTCGACCGCCGCGCTGCGCTTTTGATGGTCCCCTATGTCTCCTGGGTCAGTTTCATCCTGTTGCTGACAATCAGCACTGCGTCCGCCGTCGCCAGGGCGTCTTGA